From the genome of Hymenobacter cellulosilyticus, one region includes:
- a CDS encoding DUF2167 domain-containing protein, whose translation MKQFLLLWALLGLGVATQGAPTPPDSAAREQAYIDSVQATLHYQTGHVALPNNLGSLNVPQGFRYLDVKQSDYVLTKLWGNPDGESLGMLFPADRGPLDTNSWAFAVEYDPSGYVKDDDAADINYDDLLKQMQDDTEEANEEREKAGFGRVLLIGWAAKPFYDQKLNVLHWAKELRFSGTADNTLNYNVRLLGRKGVLNLNAIGSMNQLAEIRSTIPAIIKSVEFTKGQQYADFNPEIDEVAAYGIGGLIAGKVLAKVGFFALIVKFWKVILALAAGGWTAIRRFFGAKTASE comes from the coding sequence TTGAAACAATTTCTACTCCTTTGGGCCCTGCTGGGCTTGGGCGTAGCCACGCAAGGTGCCCCTACTCCGCCTGATTCGGCGGCCCGTGAGCAAGCCTATATCGATTCGGTACAGGCTACGCTGCACTACCAGACCGGTCACGTGGCTTTACCCAACAATTTGGGCTCCCTGAACGTGCCCCAGGGCTTCCGTTACCTCGACGTAAAGCAGAGCGACTACGTGTTGACCAAACTCTGGGGCAACCCCGATGGCGAATCGCTCGGCATGCTGTTTCCCGCCGACCGGGGCCCGCTCGATACCAACAGCTGGGCTTTTGCGGTCGAATACGACCCGTCGGGCTACGTGAAAGACGACGACGCGGCCGACATCAACTACGATGACCTGCTCAAGCAAATGCAGGACGATACGGAGGAAGCCAATGAAGAGCGGGAAAAAGCAGGCTTCGGGCGCGTACTGCTCATTGGCTGGGCCGCCAAGCCCTTCTACGACCAGAAGCTTAACGTGCTGCACTGGGCCAAGGAGCTGCGCTTCAGCGGCACTGCCGACAACACGCTTAACTACAACGTGCGCCTGCTGGGCCGCAAGGGGGTGCTGAACCTGAACGCCATTGGCAGCATGAATCAGTTGGCCGAAATCCGCAGCACTATTCCGGCCATCATCAAGAGCGTGGAATTCACCAAAGGGCAGCAGTATGCCGACTTCAACCCTGAAATCGACGAGGTAGCGGCCTACGGTATTGGCGGTCTGATAGCGGGCAAGGTGCTGGCCAAAGTGGGCTTCTTCGCGTTGATTGTAAAGTTCTGGAAAGTAATCCTGGCCCTGGCAGCCGGCGGCTGGACGGCTATCCGGCGCTTTTTCGGTGCCAAGACAGCCAGCGAATAA
- a CDS encoding OmpA family protein, whose amino-acid sequence MPILSQYPDYSLSIAGHTDNKGAAALNLALSRERAAAAKRYLVQHGVAENRIEMRGYGARHPLVSNATEAGRARNRRVEFDLFVSSSPNSAQLKYGSEPTKADVPAKPVKANPARKKPAANRLGRTRKSAPKAGPRKAAGPVAPAKKAAAPKAPVRRATPPRG is encoded by the coding sequence GTGCCGATTTTAAGTCAGTACCCCGACTACTCGCTCAGCATTGCCGGGCACACCGACAACAAGGGGGCAGCCGCCTTAAATCTGGCGCTTTCCCGGGAACGGGCCGCCGCTGCCAAGCGCTATCTGGTGCAACACGGCGTGGCCGAAAACCGGATTGAAATGCGCGGCTACGGTGCCCGTCATCCGCTGGTCAGCAATGCTACGGAGGCCGGCCGCGCCCGAAACCGCCGCGTAGAGTTCGACTTGTTCGTCAGCTCCAGCCCCAATTCAGCTCAGCTCAAATACGGATCAGAGCCTACCAAAGCCGACGTACCAGCCAAGCCCGTAAAAGCCAACCCGGCGCGGAAAAAGCCTGCTGCTAACCGACTGGGGCGCACCCGAAAATCTGCTCCAAAAGCCGGCCCTCGCAAGGCAGCCGGCCCGGTGGCTCCTGCGAAAAAGGCGGCAGCACCGAAAGCTCCCGTCCGCCGTGCCACTCCGCCCCGGGGCTAG
- a CDS encoding acyltransferase family protein produces MPNLDHCWDINNCIFNARAPFVMTTATATIKPPIKLQYINALRGLAILGVILVHNLELFDADKPMLSRMMTTFISQGARGVQLFFVASAFTLWLSMSRRKEEKHPTRNFFLRRFFRIAPLYYLGVAFYSLFFTTVHVPMVTVSSLLANLTFLHGLRPEWIHSIVPGGWSITVEMWFYCLAPLLFSKLKTVDHCVRFIVFSILASALLSIVLVTVRPSWLDFVFYYFPSQLPIFGFGILLYFLLVRNDLSKTIKPSTWLLAAGVSLLLLLTGLPYHGVEPAGKHYLFGAAFMVLAYGLSQYNFRLLVNPIINYIGEVSFSLYLVHFAVMYAVRVMGYAEIVTPNHLVAALANFGIRYVLVLIISLCLATLLYRLVEVPFQNGGKRLIEYLER; encoded by the coding sequence ATGCCCAACCTCGACCATTGTTGGGATATAAATAACTGTATTTTCAACGCAAGAGCACCATTCGTTATGACGACGGCCACGGCGACCATAAAGCCCCCTATAAAACTTCAGTATATAAATGCTCTTCGCGGCTTAGCCATTCTGGGCGTGATACTTGTGCATAATTTGGAGTTGTTCGACGCCGATAAACCCATGCTGTCACGTATGATGACAACATTCATTTCCCAGGGTGCCCGGGGCGTGCAGCTTTTTTTCGTAGCAAGCGCTTTCACTTTATGGCTGTCGATGTCGAGGCGCAAAGAAGAAAAGCACCCTACCCGAAATTTCTTTCTTCGACGTTTTTTTCGGATAGCACCACTTTATTATCTAGGTGTTGCCTTTTACAGCCTTTTTTTTACTACCGTGCATGTTCCCATGGTTACGGTATCTTCACTTCTAGCAAATTTAACCTTCCTCCATGGCCTTCGACCAGAATGGATTCATTCAATTGTGCCTGGTGGCTGGAGTATTACCGTCGAGATGTGGTTTTATTGCCTAGCTCCACTATTATTTAGCAAACTTAAAACGGTCGACCATTGCGTCCGCTTTATTGTATTTAGCATTCTAGCCTCGGCCCTTCTGTCTATTGTGCTGGTGACCGTGCGACCAAGCTGGCTGGATTTTGTATTCTACTATTTTCCTAGTCAACTACCGATATTTGGGTTCGGCATTTTGCTATATTTTTTACTAGTGCGCAACGACTTATCGAAAACTATAAAGCCTTCAACTTGGCTATTAGCAGCCGGCGTAAGTCTATTATTGTTATTGACTGGGCTACCCTACCATGGTGTTGAGCCAGCGGGAAAACATTATTTATTTGGCGCTGCTTTTATGGTGCTGGCCTATGGTCTGAGTCAGTACAATTTCCGCCTGTTAGTAAACCCTATTATAAATTACATTGGGGAAGTAAGTTTTAGTTTATATCTAGTGCATTTCGCCGTGATGTATGCAGTGCGGGTCATGGGCTACGCAGAAATAGTGACTCCAAACCACTTGGTTGCTGCACTGGCTAACTTTGGAATTCGGTACGTGCTAGTTCTCATCATCAGCTTATGTTTAGCAACCTTACTTTATCGCTTGGTTGAGGTACCATTCCAGAACGGTGGCAAACGACTAATTGAATACTTAGAGCGGTAG
- a CDS encoding thrombospondin type 3 repeat-containing protein, with protein MAQTSERRTGLGLVASGLQYQGDFGSDYWKFDNTRLAPGLLITQYLGKGLDLNSQVFYGELTGRRSPDTHFATTVVNVNLGFKLKLNNGWALKENSLIQPYLLAAPGFTYASRAGLFGGSRIDLDKGYLDLFAAAGISIRLGPGASLFVQSGQHLPLNANLDGTVEQATPRWADRFLQHSVGLTFNLGQALDMDEDGVSDRLDKCPSTPAGVMVDEKGCPRDGDEDGVPDYQDACATEAGVAELRGCPDKDSDGVTDSEDNCPDIAGTVELGGCPDADSDGVIDPDDKCPDTPAGATVDVSGCPVAGAKDSTAVSSPPAGAASGDTDGDGVLNAKDRCPNSAGPASNGAVPCLRRKSAGACRLLLALSALQATGPFCCLPLSPPSTPWCRF; from the coding sequence GTGGCCCAAACCTCCGAACGGCGCACAGGCCTGGGCCTGGTTGCCAGCGGCCTGCAGTATCAGGGCGACTTTGGCTCCGACTATTGGAAATTCGACAACACCCGCCTGGCGCCGGGCCTACTTATTACTCAATACCTGGGCAAGGGGCTCGACCTCAATAGCCAGGTGTTTTATGGGGAACTAACTGGCCGTCGCAGTCCCGACACGCACTTTGCCACCACGGTGGTCAACGTGAATCTGGGATTTAAGCTGAAGCTCAACAACGGCTGGGCTCTCAAGGAAAATAGTCTTATCCAGCCGTATCTGCTGGCTGCCCCGGGCTTCACCTACGCCAGCCGGGCCGGACTGTTTGGCGGCTCCCGCATCGATCTGGACAAAGGCTACCTTGATTTATTTGCCGCCGCCGGTATCAGCATCCGCCTGGGCCCCGGCGCCAGCCTGTTTGTGCAAAGCGGGCAGCATCTGCCGCTCAATGCCAACCTCGACGGCACCGTGGAGCAGGCCACACCCCGCTGGGCCGACCGGTTTTTGCAGCACAGCGTGGGTCTGACGTTCAACCTAGGCCAGGCTCTGGATATGGATGAGGACGGAGTCTCGGACCGCCTCGATAAGTGCCCAAGTACGCCGGCTGGGGTGATGGTGGATGAAAAGGGCTGCCCCCGCGACGGCGACGAAGACGGTGTACCCGATTACCAGGATGCCTGTGCCACGGAGGCCGGCGTGGCCGAACTACGCGGCTGCCCCGATAAAGACAGCGACGGGGTAACCGACTCGGAAGACAACTGCCCCGATATTGCCGGCACCGTGGAGCTTGGCGGCTGCCCCGATGCTGACAGTGACGGCGTCATCGACCCCGACGACAAGTGCCCCGACACGCCCGCCGGCGCTACCGTAGACGTTTCGGGCTGCCCCGTAGCTGGTGCCAAAGATAGTACCGCGGTTTCGTCGCCCCCGGCAGGTGCGGCCAGCGGCGACACCGACGGCGACGGTGTGCTCAATGCCAAGGACCGCTGCCCCAACAGTGCTGGGCCTGCCAGCAACGGGGCTGTCCCGTGCTTAAGGCGGAAGTCCGCCGGAGCCTGCAGGCTGCTACTCGCTCTATCCGCTTTGCAAGCAACCGGGCCATTCTGCTGCCTTCCTCTTTCCCCACCCTCGACGCCTTGGTGCCGATTTTAA